The following proteins come from a genomic window of Streptomyces sp. NBC_00539:
- a CDS encoding exo-beta-N-acetylmuramidase NamZ family protein, with protein MTLSRRGVLGLAGAVGAAGAVAAPGGAAAAPGRVRTGFERLAADGYGLLAGQRIGVVTNPTGLTADARHLVDVLHADERVDLVAVFGPEHGFRGTAQAGGSEGSARDPATALPVYDTYGKSGRQLADVFTAAGVDTVVFDVQDVGARFYTYIWTLYDCMRAAALAGKAVVVLDRPNPIGGLRAAGPVLRRPYASGVGREPIALAHGMTVAELALLFQGEFPAERPLALSTVRMSRWRRGAFFGETGLPWVPPSPNMPTPDTALVYPGTCLFEGTNLSEGRGTTTPFEVVGAEGVDRRWAEAANALGLPGVWFREAYFTPVFSKHAGKVCGGVRLLVHDRAAFDPVLAGIGLLVTARRTWSGFAWRPDHWIDRLTGSDRVRTMVDAGAGVEEIAGDWAAGLAGFAAVREGYLLYR; from the coding sequence ATGACGCTGTCGCGACGCGGGGTGCTGGGACTGGCGGGGGCCGTGGGGGCGGCGGGGGCCGTGGCGGCCCCGGGGGGCGCGGCCGCCGCGCCGGGAAGGGTGCGCACCGGGTTCGAGCGGCTCGCCGCGGACGGGTACGGGCTGCTCGCCGGACAGCGGATCGGGGTGGTCACCAACCCGACGGGCCTCACCGCGGACGCCCGTCACCTGGTGGACGTCCTGCACGCCGACGAACGCGTCGACCTGGTCGCGGTGTTCGGACCCGAGCACGGCTTCCGCGGGACGGCCCAGGCGGGCGGCTCCGAAGGCTCGGCCCGGGACCCGGCCACCGCACTGCCGGTGTACGACACGTACGGCAAGAGCGGCCGGCAGCTCGCGGACGTCTTCACGGCGGCCGGAGTCGACACGGTCGTCTTCGACGTCCAGGACGTGGGCGCCCGCTTCTACACCTACATCTGGACCCTGTACGACTGCATGCGGGCGGCCGCACTGGCCGGCAAGGCGGTGGTCGTGCTGGACCGCCCCAACCCGATCGGCGGCCTGCGGGCGGCCGGGCCGGTGCTGCGGCGGCCGTACGCCAGCGGCGTGGGACGCGAGCCGATCGCGCTCGCGCACGGCATGACGGTGGCCGAACTGGCACTGCTGTTCCAAGGGGAGTTCCCGGCCGAACGCCCCCTCGCGCTGAGCACCGTACGGATGTCCCGGTGGCGCCGGGGTGCGTTCTTCGGCGAGACGGGGCTCCCCTGGGTGCCGCCGAGCCCGAACATGCCGACCCCGGACACGGCCCTGGTCTACCCGGGGACGTGCCTGTTCGAGGGGACCAACCTGTCCGAGGGGCGGGGTACGACGACGCCGTTCGAGGTGGTGGGCGCCGAGGGCGTCGACCGGCGGTGGGCGGAGGCCGCGAACGCCCTCGGCCTGCCCGGGGTGTGGTTCCGGGAGGCCTATTTCACGCCGGTCTTCTCCAAGCACGCCGGGAAGGTGTGCGGCGGGGTCAGGCTGCTCGTGCACGACCGCGCGGCCTTCGACCCGGTGCTGGCGGGGATCGGGCTGCTGGTCACCGCCCGCCGCACGTGGAGCGGGTTCGCCTGGCGGCCCGACCACTGGATCGACCGGCTGACCGGTTCCGACCGGGTGCGGACCATGGTGGACGCGGGGGCGGGGGTGGAGGAGATCGCCGGCGACTGGGCGGCGGGGCTCGCCGGGTTCGCGGCGGTGCGGGAGGGGTACCTGCTGTACCGGTGA
- a CDS encoding SDR family oxidoreductase, with product MSAYQDQRVVVTGAGGGIGAALARRFAAEGATVVVNDLDPVKAASVADGIGARALAVPGDASAVIEQAREALGGSVDVYCANAGLASGGDAFADEGIWEAAWDVNVMAHVRAARALLPHWLERGSGRFVSTVSAAGLLTMIGAAPYSVTKHGALAFAEWLSLTYRHRGVEVHAICPQGVRTDMLTASGTAGELVLAPTAIEPEAVADALFDGMEKGRFLILPHPEVADYYAARATGPDRWLTGMNHLQQKWEAR from the coding sequence GTGAGCGCGTACCAGGACCAGCGAGTCGTCGTCACCGGCGCGGGCGGCGGCATCGGCGCGGCCCTCGCCCGCCGCTTCGCCGCCGAGGGGGCCACCGTCGTGGTCAACGACCTCGACCCGGTCAAGGCCGCCTCCGTGGCGGACGGGATCGGCGCCCGGGCCCTCGCGGTGCCCGGAGACGCATCGGCCGTCATCGAGCAGGCCCGCGAGGCCCTCGGCGGGAGCGTCGACGTGTACTGCGCCAACGCCGGACTCGCCTCGGGCGGCGACGCCTTCGCCGACGAGGGCATCTGGGAGGCCGCCTGGGATGTCAACGTCATGGCGCACGTCCGCGCCGCCCGCGCCCTGCTGCCGCACTGGCTGGAGCGCGGGAGCGGCCGCTTCGTGTCCACCGTCTCCGCCGCCGGGCTGCTGACCATGATCGGGGCGGCCCCGTACAGTGTCACCAAGCACGGCGCCCTCGCCTTCGCGGAATGGCTCTCGCTGACCTACCGCCACCGTGGCGTCGAGGTCCACGCGATCTGCCCGCAGGGGGTGCGCACGGACATGCTGACCGCCTCGGGAACGGCGGGCGAGCTCGTCCTCGCGCCGACCGCGATCGAGCCGGAAGCGGTCGCGGACGCCCTGTTCGACGGCATGGAGAAGGGCCGGTTCTTGATCCTCCCGCACCCGGAGGTGGCCGACTACTACGCGGCCCGCGCCACCGGACCCGACCGCTGGCTGACCGGCATGAACCACCTCCAGCAGAAATGGGAGGCACGGTGA
- a CDS encoding class I adenylate-forming enzyme family protein: MGGTVTPNPRYADRPWLGRLTAAQRAPVTPPPSVLHAFRAAVARAPRHPAIAYFDGRLSYAETDALSDAVAGHLAARGVRRGDRVAVMLQNTPHFVLAVLAAWKAGAVVVPLNPMYKSGEVGHILRDSGASALVCDARAWPAYLRGAARDSAVHTVLTAHDTDFQTRDDVRVLTPGRDPRPAAEAAGPSAALPAIPRQSHPDRPDRAGAAHGPGAAHGPGATAPDAADDPATVADLVTVARQGHPAPPDPGPAAADTALISYTSGTSGTPKGAMNPHGALSYNAVRQVTGHPVPEGAVYFALAPLFHITGLVCELAACFTNAGTLALAHRFDAGAVLDAFLEHRPAYTVGPATAFMALAAHPDATPDHFASFRVISSGGAPLPPALVERLRADFGFYLRNGYGLTECTAPCASVPPHLEAPVDPVSGTLSVGVPGADTVVRILDEHGAEVPFGESGEIAVRGPQVVPGYWGLPDDTAKAFPDGELRTGDVGFMDRDGWLYVVDRKKDMINASGFKVWPREVEDVLYTHPAVREAAVVGVPDPYRGESVKAYVSLRPGTSAEPGELSAYCAERIAAYKYPRQVEILPVLPKTTSGKILRRELRERG, translated from the coding sequence ATGGGAGGCACGGTGACCCCGAATCCCCGCTACGCCGACCGGCCCTGGCTGGGCCGTCTCACCGCCGCCCAGCGGGCCCCCGTCACGCCCCCGCCCAGCGTGCTGCACGCCTTCCGGGCGGCCGTCGCCCGCGCCCCACGCCACCCGGCGATCGCCTACTTCGACGGCCGGCTCTCCTACGCCGAGACCGACGCCCTCTCCGACGCGGTCGCCGGACACCTGGCCGCGCGGGGAGTCCGCCGCGGGGACCGCGTCGCGGTCATGCTCCAGAACACCCCGCACTTCGTGCTCGCCGTGCTGGCCGCCTGGAAGGCCGGGGCGGTCGTCGTCCCCCTCAACCCCATGTACAAGTCGGGGGAGGTCGGGCACATCCTGCGCGACTCCGGGGCCAGCGCTCTGGTCTGCGACGCCCGCGCCTGGCCGGCGTACCTGCGCGGGGCCGCCCGGGACAGCGCCGTACACACCGTCCTGACCGCGCACGACACCGACTTCCAGACCCGCGACGACGTACGGGTCCTCACGCCCGGCCGGGACCCGCGGCCGGCCGCCGAGGCGGCGGGCCCGTCCGCCGCCCTCCCCGCGATCCCGCGCCAGAGCCACCCGGACCGCCCCGACCGGGCCGGCGCCGCCCACGGACCCGGCGCCGCCCACGGACCCGGGGCCACCGCGCCCGACGCCGCCGACGACCCCGCCACCGTCGCCGACCTCGTCACCGTCGCCCGCCAGGGCCACCCCGCGCCGCCGGACCCCGGCCCCGCCGCCGCCGACACCGCCCTCATCAGCTACACCTCCGGGACCTCCGGCACCCCCAAGGGCGCCATGAACCCGCACGGCGCCCTCAGCTACAACGCCGTCCGCCAGGTCACCGGCCACCCCGTCCCCGAAGGCGCCGTCTACTTCGCGCTGGCCCCGCTCTTCCACATCACCGGCCTCGTCTGCGAGCTCGCCGCCTGCTTCACCAACGCCGGCACCCTCGCCCTCGCCCACCGCTTCGACGCGGGCGCCGTCCTCGACGCCTTCCTCGAACACCGCCCCGCCTACACCGTCGGCCCGGCCACCGCCTTCATGGCCCTCGCCGCCCACCCCGACGCCACCCCGGACCACTTCGCGTCCTTCCGGGTGATCTCCTCCGGCGGCGCCCCGCTCCCGCCCGCCCTCGTCGAACGCCTGCGCGCCGACTTCGGTTTCTACCTGCGCAACGGCTACGGGCTCACCGAGTGCACCGCCCCCTGCGCCTCCGTACCGCCCCACCTCGAAGCCCCCGTCGACCCCGTCTCCGGCACCCTGTCGGTCGGCGTCCCCGGCGCCGACACGGTGGTCCGCATCCTCGACGAGCACGGGGCCGAAGTCCCCTTCGGCGAGAGCGGCGAGATAGCCGTCCGCGGCCCCCAGGTCGTGCCCGGCTACTGGGGGCTGCCCGACGACACCGCCAAGGCGTTCCCGGACGGCGAACTGCGCACCGGCGACGTCGGCTTCATGGACCGTGACGGCTGGCTCTACGTGGTCGACCGCAAGAAGGACATGATCAACGCCTCCGGCTTCAAGGTCTGGCCGCGCGAGGTCGAGGACGTGCTCTACACCCACCCCGCCGTCCGCGAGGCGGCCGTGGTCGGGGTACCCGACCCCTACCGCGGGGAGAGCGTCAAGGCGTACGTCAGCCTGCGTCCCGGCACCTCGGCCGAGCCCGGGGAACTGTCCGCGTACTGCGCCGAACGCATCGCCGCGTACAAGTACCCGCGCCAGGTGGAGATCCTGCCTGTCCTTCCGAAGACGACCAGTGGCAAGATCCTGCGACGGGAACTGCGCGAGCGCGGCTGA
- a CDS encoding TetR/AcrR family transcriptional regulator → MAARTTTEPEGGARETPVPQRLLAVATRLFAERGYDRTSVQEIVEAAGVTKGALYHYFGSKDDLLHEVYARMLRLQQQRLDAIADSGAPVEERLRAAAADVVVTTIENLDDAAIFFRSMHQLSREKSKQVRAERRRYHERFRALVEEGQRTGVFSGATPADLVVDYHFGSVHHLSTWYRADGPLTPQQVADHLADLLLRALRP, encoded by the coding sequence ATGGCCGCCAGAACCACCACGGAGCCGGAGGGCGGCGCCCGGGAGACCCCCGTGCCGCAGCGGCTGCTGGCCGTCGCCACCCGGCTGTTCGCCGAACGCGGCTACGACCGCACCTCCGTCCAGGAGATCGTGGAGGCGGCCGGGGTCACCAAGGGCGCGCTCTACCACTACTTCGGCTCCAAGGACGACCTGCTGCACGAGGTGTACGCGCGGATGCTGCGCCTCCAGCAACAGCGCCTCGACGCGATCGCCGATTCCGGCGCGCCGGTCGAGGAGCGGCTGCGGGCCGCGGCCGCCGACGTGGTCGTCACCACCATCGAGAACCTCGACGACGCGGCCATCTTCTTCCGCTCGATGCACCAGCTCAGCCGGGAGAAGTCCAAGCAGGTCCGCGCCGAGCGCCGGCGCTACCACGAGCGCTTCCGCGCGCTGGTCGAAGAGGGCCAGCGCACGGGCGTGTTCTCCGGCGCCACGCCCGCCGACCTGGTGGTGGACTACCACTTCGGGTCCGTGCACCACCTGTCCACCTGGTACCGCGCCGACGGCCCGCTCACGCCGCAGCAGGTCGCCGACCACCTGGCGGACCTGCTGCTGCGCGCGCTGCGCCCGTAG
- a CDS encoding oxidoreductase — MTHTQQVLPTVSRLFESAALGALELPNRLVMAPLTRHRAGADGVPGEPMAVHYAQRATAGLIIAEGTAPSAVGQAYPHIPGIHTAEQIAGWRRVTDAVRAGADGRGGGAAMFLQLEHGGRVGHPETSGHVPLAPSAVRLPEQLHTPSGVRDSVTPRAMTGEDVRSTLVGFAAAARNAVEAGFAGVEVHAANGFLPHQFLAQGTNLRTDEWGGPVENRIRFAVEAVRAAAEAIGRERVGIRISPGVNVNGIEEGDTREIYPALLAALAEIGPVYLHVLYTAEERHRLPAHRKAWPGALIANQLLSREQFEADGGKRVAEGLLAEGADLVSLGRGFLANPDFVERLRVDAPLNELRPEFLMHVQGAEGYNDYPALATASV; from the coding sequence ATGACGCACACGCAGCAGGTCCTTCCCACCGTTTCCCGCCTCTTCGAGTCCGCCGCCCTCGGCGCCCTGGAACTCCCCAACCGCCTGGTGATGGCGCCCCTCACCCGCCACCGGGCCGGCGCCGACGGGGTGCCCGGGGAGCCGATGGCCGTCCACTACGCGCAGCGCGCCACGGCCGGTCTGATCATCGCCGAGGGCACCGCGCCGAGCGCCGTGGGGCAGGCGTACCCGCACATTCCGGGCATCCACACCGCGGAGCAGATCGCCGGCTGGCGGAGGGTCACCGACGCGGTGCGCGCGGGCGCCGACGGCCGGGGCGGCGGCGCGGCGATGTTCCTCCAGCTCGAACACGGCGGCCGGGTCGGCCACCCCGAGACCAGCGGGCACGTCCCGCTCGCGCCGTCCGCCGTACGGCTCCCCGAGCAGCTGCACACCCCCAGCGGGGTGCGGGACTCCGTGACTCCCCGCGCGATGACGGGCGAGGACGTCCGTTCCACCCTCGTCGGCTTCGCGGCCGCCGCCCGCAATGCGGTCGAGGCCGGTTTCGCGGGGGTGGAGGTGCACGCCGCCAACGGGTTCCTGCCCCACCAGTTCCTGGCGCAGGGCACCAACCTGCGGACCGACGAGTGGGGCGGCCCGGTGGAGAACCGGATCCGGTTCGCCGTCGAGGCGGTCCGGGCCGCCGCCGAGGCCATCGGCCGGGAGCGGGTCGGCATACGGATCTCGCCCGGAGTGAACGTCAACGGCATCGAGGAGGGCGACACCAGGGAGATCTATCCGGCGCTGCTGGCGGCCCTGGCGGAGATCGGCCCGGTCTACCTGCACGTCCTCTACACCGCCGAGGAGCGGCACCGGCTCCCGGCGCACCGCAAGGCGTGGCCGGGCGCGCTGATCGCCAACCAGCTCCTCTCCCGTGAGCAGTTCGAGGCCGACGGCGGCAAGAGGGTGGCCGAGGGGCTGCTGGCCGAGGGCGCCGACCTGGTGTCGCTGGGCCGGGGCTTCCTCGCCAACCCCGACTTCGTGGAACGCCTGCGGGTGGACGCCCCGCTCAACGAGCTCCGCCCCGAGTTCCTGATGCACGTACAGGGGGCGGAGGGGTACAACGACTACCCGGCGCTCGCCACCGCGTCGGTGTGA
- a CDS encoding MerR family transcriptional regulator produces MRIGELAARTGVSERSLRYYEKQGLLVCDRTPGGHRDYAERAVDRVIRIQELYAAGLHSVKIAQILPCMRDTDGGPNVRATPALVAELRTERDRIDRLIADLVRSREVLDEVIDVASGSPAGVVAEAAATAAERG; encoded by the coding sequence ATGCGGATCGGTGAACTGGCGGCGCGCACCGGGGTCAGTGAGCGCTCGCTGCGCTACTACGAGAAGCAGGGGCTGCTGGTCTGCGACCGGACGCCCGGCGGCCACCGCGACTACGCGGAGCGGGCGGTCGACCGGGTCATCCGCATCCAGGAACTCTACGCGGCGGGCCTGCACAGCGTGAAGATCGCGCAGATCCTGCCGTGCATGCGCGATACGGACGGCGGGCCGAACGTACGGGCCACCCCCGCGCTCGTCGCCGAGCTGAGGACGGAACGGGACCGGATCGACCGGTTGATCGCCGATCTGGTCCGGTCCCGCGAGGTGCTGGACGAGGTCATCGACGTGGCGTCGGGCAGCCCGGCCGGGGTGGTGGCCGAGGCCGCAGCCACGGCCGCGGAGAGGGGGTAG
- a CDS encoding acyl-CoA dehydrogenase family protein — protein sequence MDFAFDARTEELRERLTTFMEEYVYPAEPVAAEQRARLASPWDTPAVFGELKAEARRQGLWNLFLPDSEHGAGLTNLQYAPLAEITGRSPHLAPMATNCAAPDTGNMELLAQFASEEQKKQWLEPLLAGEIRSAFAMTEPEVASSDATNVETRIERSAQGDEYVVTGRKWYISGAMNPDCKVFIVMGKTDPDAADPRRQQSMILVPRDAPGVEVRRAMRVYGYEDHDHGGHAEVVFDGARVPAANLIGEEGSGFAIAQARLGPGRIHHCMRLIGMAERAIELMCRRALGRTAFGKELAAQGVVQNWIADARVTVEQLRLLVLKTAWLMDTVGNRGAHTEIQAIKIATPRAVVRILDDAVQLHGAGGVSQDFPLAELWAAARTLRLADGPDEVHQRSLARRELKQYM from the coding sequence ATGGACTTCGCATTCGACGCCCGTACCGAGGAACTCCGCGAACGGCTCACGACGTTCATGGAGGAGTACGTCTACCCGGCGGAACCCGTCGCCGCCGAGCAGCGCGCACGGCTGGCCTCGCCCTGGGACACCCCGGCCGTCTTCGGTGAACTGAAGGCCGAGGCGCGCCGTCAGGGCCTGTGGAACCTCTTCCTTCCCGACAGTGAGCACGGCGCCGGGCTGACCAACCTCCAGTACGCCCCCCTGGCGGAGATCACCGGCCGCAGTCCGCACCTGGCGCCGATGGCGACCAACTGCGCCGCCCCGGACACCGGGAACATGGAGCTGCTCGCACAGTTCGCGAGCGAGGAACAGAAGAAGCAGTGGCTGGAACCGCTGCTGGCCGGGGAGATCCGGTCGGCCTTCGCGATGACCGAGCCCGAGGTGGCCTCCTCGGACGCCACCAACGTGGAGACCCGCATCGAGCGCTCCGCACAGGGTGACGAGTATGTGGTCACCGGCCGCAAGTGGTACATCTCGGGCGCCATGAACCCCGACTGCAAGGTCTTCATCGTCATGGGCAAGACCGACCCGGACGCCGCGGACCCCCGTCGCCAGCAGTCGATGATCCTGGTGCCGCGGGACGCTCCGGGCGTGGAGGTCCGGCGCGCGATGCGGGTGTACGGGTACGAGGACCACGACCACGGAGGTCACGCCGAGGTGGTCTTCGACGGGGCCCGAGTCCCGGCGGCGAACCTGATCGGCGAGGAGGGTTCCGGCTTCGCCATCGCCCAGGCCCGGCTCGGGCCGGGCCGGATCCACCACTGCATGCGGCTGATCGGCATGGCCGAGCGGGCCATCGAGCTGATGTGCCGGCGTGCGCTCGGCCGCACCGCCTTCGGCAAGGAGCTGGCCGCGCAGGGCGTGGTGCAGAACTGGATCGCGGACGCCCGGGTCACCGTCGAGCAGCTGCGCCTGCTGGTCCTCAAGACGGCCTGGCTGATGGACACGGTCGGCAACCGGGGGGCGCACACCGAGATCCAGGCCATCAAGATCGCGACCCCGCGCGCGGTGGTGCGCATCCTGGACGACGCGGTGCAGCTGCACGGCGCGGGCGGGGTGAGCCAGGACTTCCCGCTGGCCGAACTGTGGGCGGCGGCGCGGACCCTGCGGCTCGCGGACGGCCCGGACGAGGTGCACCAGCGGTCCCTGGCCCGGCGCGAGCTGAAGCAGTACATGTAG
- a CDS encoding phosphotransferase family protein encodes MTPAPASPQSGPKGLDLDRLRGHLDAARPGLVAGELSGRLIEGGRSNLTYVITDGSTRWVVRRPPLGHVLATAHDMRREHRVIQALHGTAVPVPEPLLLCEDESVLGAPFYVMEFVEGVPYRTADQLAVLGPDRTRRAVLGLVDTLVDLHAVDPAAVGLGDFGRPEGFLDRQLRRWGKQLAASRGRDLPGIDALHGALGRALPDSPAPTVVHGDFRLDNVLIGGPDDTIRAVLDWEMSTLGDPLTDLGLLVMYSADLGMADSPVSTTSGAPGHPSPAELIERYAARSGRDTGAIAWYTAFAWFKLAVILEGIHYRFTLGQTVGAGFDRIGELVPVFIEHGLNTLQEG; translated from the coding sequence ATGACCCCAGCACCAGCCTCGCCGCAGTCCGGCCCGAAGGGCCTGGACCTGGACCGGCTGCGCGGCCACCTCGACGCGGCCCGGCCCGGGCTCGTGGCCGGGGAGCTGAGCGGCCGGCTGATCGAGGGCGGCCGGTCGAACCTCACGTACGTGATCACCGACGGGTCCACCCGCTGGGTCGTGCGGCGTCCGCCCCTGGGCCACGTACTGGCCACCGCGCACGACATGCGGCGCGAGCACCGGGTGATCCAGGCCCTGCACGGGACGGCCGTACCGGTGCCCGAGCCGCTGTTGCTCTGCGAGGACGAGTCGGTGCTCGGAGCGCCGTTCTACGTCATGGAGTTCGTGGAGGGGGTCCCGTACCGGACGGCCGACCAGCTCGCCGTCCTCGGCCCCGACCGCACCCGGCGGGCCGTCCTCGGCCTGGTGGACACCCTGGTCGACCTGCACGCGGTGGACCCGGCGGCGGTCGGCCTGGGCGACTTCGGCCGTCCCGAGGGCTTCCTCGACCGGCAGTTGCGCCGCTGGGGCAAGCAGCTCGCGGCCTCCCGGGGCCGGGACCTCCCCGGCATCGACGCACTGCACGGCGCGCTCGGCCGGGCCCTGCCCGACTCCCCGGCCCCCACCGTGGTCCACGGGGACTTCCGGCTCGACAACGTGCTCATCGGCGGCCCGGACGACACCATCCGGGCGGTGCTGGACTGGGAGATGTCCACGCTCGGAGATCCGCTGACCGACCTCGGGCTGCTCGTCATGTACAGCGCCGACCTCGGCATGGCCGACTCCCCCGTCAGCACGACGAGCGGCGCGCCCGGCCACCCCTCGCCGGCCGAACTGATCGAGCGCTACGCCGCCCGCTCGGGCCGGGACACCGGGGCGATCGCCTGGTACACGGCGTTCGCCTGGTTCAAGCTCGCGGTGATCCTCGAAGGCATCCACTACCGCTTCACGCTCGGCCAGACCGTCGGCGCGGGCTTCGACCGGATCGGCGAACTGGTCCCGGTCTTCATCGAACACGGCCTGAACACCCTCCAGGAAGGCTGA
- a CDS encoding MBL fold metallo-hydrolase has protein sequence MTIDEPYLVQPATGVYAYVQPDGGWCLNNAGFVSDGGRTLLIDTAATERRALALRDAVVAAGVPLPRTVVNTHHHGDHTYGNGVFVPEALVLGHDNARSEQLAAGHQLEMIWPATDFGTIEITAPSLTYSDRMTLHVGETEVQVIHPGVAHTTGDSVVWLPRRRVVFTGDLVFAEGTPFLAMGSLAGSLRALELLRSLGAETVVPGHGPLTDPSAYDATERYLRHVAELAREGVAKGLTPLEVARGADLGEFAAWRESERLVANLHRAYAELAGEPEGAPLDIMAVLKDMTVMNGGTPILCHA, from the coding sequence ATGACCATCGACGAGCCGTACCTCGTCCAGCCCGCGACCGGGGTGTACGCCTACGTCCAGCCCGACGGCGGGTGGTGCCTGAACAACGCCGGCTTCGTCAGCGACGGCGGCCGGACGCTGCTCATCGACACCGCCGCCACCGAGCGCCGGGCGCTGGCCCTGCGGGACGCGGTCGTGGCGGCCGGGGTGCCGCTGCCCCGCACGGTGGTGAACACCCACCACCACGGCGACCACACCTACGGCAACGGCGTGTTCGTCCCCGAGGCGCTGGTCCTCGGCCACGACAACGCGCGCTCCGAGCAGCTCGCCGCCGGGCACCAGCTGGAGATGATCTGGCCCGCGACCGACTTCGGCACCATAGAGATCACCGCGCCCTCCCTCACCTACAGCGACCGGATGACCCTGCACGTCGGGGAGACCGAGGTCCAGGTCATCCACCCGGGCGTCGCGCACACCACCGGGGACTCCGTCGTCTGGCTGCCCCGCCGGCGGGTCGTTTTCACGGGGGACCTCGTCTTCGCCGAGGGCACGCCGTTCCTGGCGATGGGCTCCCTCGCCGGGTCGCTTCGGGCGCTGGAGCTGCTGCGCTCGCTCGGCGCGGAGACCGTCGTACCGGGCCACGGGCCGCTGACCGACCCGTCGGCGTACGACGCCACCGAGCGGTATCTGCGCCACGTCGCCGAACTCGCCCGGGAGGGCGTGGCGAAGGGTCTGACGCCGCTGGAGGTCGCGCGCGGGGCCGACCTGGGCGAATTCGCGGCCTGGCGGGAGAGCGAGCGGCTGGTGGCGAACCTGCACCGGGCCTACGCGGAGCTGGCCGGGGAGCCCGAAGGGGCGCCGCTGGACATCATGGCCGTACTCAAGGACATGACGGTGATGAACGGCGGGACGCCGATACTCTGCCACGCCTGA
- a CDS encoding DUF202 domain-containing protein: MRAVPGPDEGRDAGLQPERTRLAWRRTTLACAVTAVLALRQALRGSGSVLEVGGAALIALVWLVFLGVAHRRIRELEAYRPPVLAPRVALGAVLCTVALAVFAMTVIT, encoded by the coding sequence GTGAGGGCGGTGCCGGGGCCGGACGAGGGGCGTGACGCGGGGCTCCAGCCGGAGCGGACCCGGCTGGCGTGGCGGCGTACGACGCTGGCCTGTGCGGTGACGGCGGTCCTCGCGCTGCGCCAGGCGCTGCGCGGGTCGGGGTCGGTGCTGGAGGTGGGTGGGGCGGCTCTGATCGCGCTGGTCTGGCTGGTGTTCCTGGGCGTGGCGCACCGGCGGATCCGGGAGCTGGAGGCCTATCGTCCGCCGGTGCTGGCGCCGCGGGTGGCGCTGGGGGCGGTGCTGTGCACGGTGGCGCTGGCGGTGTTCGCCATGACGGTGATCACATGA
- a CDS encoding YidH family protein, translating into MIDLVKDVRLWFSPQRLKEEGQTPDYRFSLANERTFLAWVRTALALVGGGFAVDQFLTDLRWGVRVGMALALLAVGAACALRAVNHWVRCERAMRRGADLPVSRFPVVLGLGVGLVAGAMVVVVLLGLTNPR; encoded by the coding sequence GTGATCGATTTGGTCAAGGACGTGCGCCTGTGGTTCTCCCCCCAGCGCTTGAAGGAGGAGGGCCAGACACCGGACTACCGGTTCTCGCTGGCCAACGAGCGGACGTTCCTGGCCTGGGTCCGGACCGCGCTGGCGCTGGTGGGCGGCGGGTTCGCGGTCGACCAGTTCCTGACGGACCTGCGGTGGGGGGTGCGCGTCGGGATGGCCCTCGCGCTGCTCGCGGTGGGGGCGGCCTGTGCGCTGCGGGCGGTGAACCACTGGGTGCGGTGCGAGCGGGCGATGCGGCGGGGTGCGGACCTGCCGGTGTCCCGGTTCCCGGTGGTGCTGGGCCTGGGGGTGGGGCTGGTCGCGGGGGCGATGGTGGTGGTCGTCCTGCTGGGCCTGACGAACCCGCGGTGA
- a CDS encoding NUDIX hydrolase — MNRVGAADEVLDVVDRDDRVTGRAPRGEVYARGLIHRCVFVRVTDAQGRVFVHRRTASKLVFPSHYDMFVGGVLGTGEDYARAALREAEEELGVHGLEQPRPLFKFLYEGPGGSWWSYVHEVRCGLPVRPQESEVAWHAWLSEEELAQRVAEGAWAWVPDGLEAYRRLRAHEGWPVD, encoded by the coding sequence ATGAATCGTGTGGGCGCTGCAGACGAGGTACTGGACGTGGTGGACCGGGACGACCGGGTGACGGGGCGGGCGCCGCGCGGGGAGGTGTACGCCCGCGGGCTGATCCACCGGTGCGTGTTCGTACGGGTGACGGACGCGCAGGGGCGCGTCTTCGTACACCGCAGGACCGCCTCGAAGCTGGTGTTCCCCTCGCACTACGACATGTTCGTGGGCGGGGTGCTGGGCACCGGGGAGGACTACGCGCGGGCGGCGCTGCGGGAGGCCGAGGAGGAGCTGGGGGTGCACGGGCTGGAGCAGCCGCGGCCGTTGTTCAAGTTCCTCTACGAGGGGCCGGGCGGCTCCTGGTGGTCGTACGTGCACGAGGTGCGGTGCGGGCTGCCGGTGCGTCCGCAGGAGTCGGAGGTGGCCTGGCACGCGTGGCTCTCCGAGGAGGAACTGGCGCAGCGGGTGGCGGAGGGCGCCTGGGCGTGGGTGCCGGACGGGCTTGAGGCCTACCGGCGGCTGCGCGCGCACGAGGGGTGGCCAGTAGATTGA